In Actinobacillus indolicus, a single genomic region encodes these proteins:
- a CDS encoding ABC transporter permease — protein MSVSFFTRPLIWVLFALLGFLILPSKALDYGLFESTSDEIWQAMGWASTNLSWAWFLPLLIYLIPNKENTRSRSILELVGVVAIFLFIFISAIIGKISLGYSVMCLIVALVALATNALANLKVMQGDRFIIASLISIILLIFFFIVYPTIAIFISMFYDGSEFVPSQVFTILQQPYIVRVITNSLSVAGTVGILSTLFGLAFALYTTRIAKRTAFIGKIFSILPIVTPPFVVGLGVTLMLGRSGYVTAFLVEYLGFSSNWLYGFTGIVIAHTLALTPMAFMILEGALKSIHPSVEEAAYTLRSNRYQAFFYIIFPLLKPALANAFLVVAIQSLADFSTPLVLGGSFDVIATQIYFYIAGSQLDYASASTLGTILLVFSLAIFVIQYLWIGNRSYVTVSGKSYRGDVQDLPSGMKWLIICTLGFWVAFNFVLYGSIFYGSFTVNWGVDYTLTLNNYISLFGQGFSDGAWPSLIQTVIFAASAAPITALFGLLIAYVTVRRNFKGKKTLEFLTLLCFAVPGTVAGVSYILAFNNAPIYLTGTGIIIILSMVMRNMPVGMRAAIAGLGQLDKSLDEASLSLKAGSFKTIFFIVLPLLKPALLSALVTSFVRAMTTVSAIVFLVTADTRVATSYILNRVEDGEYGIAIAYGSILIVVMMAIIFIFDWIVGDTRIARSKAKKMN, from the coding sequence ATGTCTGTATCATTTTTCACGCGCCCACTTATTTGGGTGCTTTTTGCTTTATTGGGATTCTTGATCCTTCCTTCTAAAGCGCTCGATTATGGATTATTTGAATCCACATCCGATGAAATCTGGCAAGCGATGGGTTGGGCGAGTACCAATCTCAGCTGGGCTTGGTTTCTTCCATTACTTATCTATTTAATCCCGAATAAAGAGAACACGCGATCTCGTTCGATCTTAGAGTTGGTCGGCGTGGTTGCAATTTTTCTCTTTATCTTTATCTCGGCAATTATTGGAAAAATTAGCCTAGGCTATTCGGTGATGTGCTTAATTGTTGCCTTGGTTGCCTTAGCGACCAATGCGTTGGCAAATCTGAAAGTCATGCAAGGCGACCGCTTTATTATTGCATCGTTAATCAGCATTATTTTGTTGATTTTCTTCTTTATCGTTTATCCGACCATTGCGATTTTTATCTCGATGTTCTATGACGGTAGCGAATTTGTACCAAGTCAAGTGTTCACGATCTTGCAGCAACCGTATATTGTTCGTGTAATTACTAACTCCTTAAGCGTTGCGGGGACTGTAGGTATTTTATCTACGCTCTTTGGTTTGGCTTTTGCGTTATACACGACACGTATTGCAAAACGCACCGCATTTATCGGTAAGATTTTCTCTATTTTACCGATCGTTACCCCGCCTTTTGTGGTTGGTTTAGGGGTTACTTTAATGCTTGGGCGTTCAGGTTATGTCACGGCATTTTTAGTGGAATACCTTGGCTTTAGTAGCAACTGGCTTTATGGTTTTACAGGGATTGTTATCGCACATACATTGGCACTAACGCCAATGGCATTTATGATTTTAGAAGGGGCATTGAAATCCATTCACCCTTCTGTGGAAGAAGCAGCTTATACTTTACGCTCTAACCGCTATCAAGCTTTCTTCTATATTATCTTCCCATTACTCAAACCCGCATTGGCAAATGCTTTTTTAGTGGTAGCAATTCAATCTTTAGCCGATTTCAGTACGCCGTTAGTGTTAGGCGGTAGCTTTGATGTAATTGCAACGCAAATCTACTTCTACATTGCAGGATCGCAGTTAGATTATGCTTCTGCAAGTACACTTGGCACAATTCTACTTGTCTTCTCTTTAGCCATCTTTGTTATCCAATATCTCTGGATTGGTAACCGCTCTTACGTCACTGTTTCAGGTAAATCATACCGTGGCGATGTGCAAGACTTACCAAGCGGTATGAAATGGTTAATTATTTGCACATTAGGGTTCTGGGTTGCCTTTAACTTTGTGCTTTACGGTAGTATTTTCTACGGTAGCTTTACTGTGAACTGGGGTGTGGATTACACTTTAACACTCAATAACTACATCAGCCTATTTGGACAAGGCTTTAGTGATGGTGCGTGGCCTTCATTAATTCAAACGGTAATCTTTGCCGCAAGCGCAGCGCCGATTACGGCTTTATTTGGTCTATTGATTGCTTATGTCACAGTACGTCGTAATTTCAAAGGGAAGAAAACGCTCGAATTCTTAACCTTACTTTGCTTTGCTGTACCGGGCACAGTTGCGGGGGTTTCTTATATCTTAGCCTTCAATAATGCACCTATTTATCTGACAGGGACGGGGATTATCATCATTCTCTCTATGGTTATGCGGAATATGCCAGTCGGGATGCGTGCAGCGATTGCTGGGTTAGGGCAGCTTGACAAATCTCTAGATGAAGCATCACTTTCGCTGAAAGCAGGCTCTTTTAAAACGATCTTCTTTATCGTCTTGCCGTTATTAAAACCAGCGTTATTATCTGCACTTGTTACCAGCTTTGTACGAGCGATGACAACGGTGAGTGCGATT
- the guaA gene encoding glutamine-hydrolyzing GMP synthase, with protein sequence MTNIHNHKILILDFGSQYTQLIARRVREIGVYCELWAWDVTEEQIREFNPTGIILSGGPESTTEENSPRAPEYVFNAGVPVLGICYGMQTMAMQLGGLTETSDHREFGYASVELKATDSLFAKLNDDLTASQPKLDVWMSHGDKVTRLPSNFQITGVTPTCPIAAMSDESRRFYGVQFHPEVTHTKSGLELLKNFVVGICGCETKWTAENIIEDAVARIKAQVGDDEVILGLSGGVDSSVTALLLHRAIGKNLHCVFVDNGLLRLNEGDQVMEMFGDKFGLNIVRVNAEDRFLDALKGIDEPEAKRKTIGKVFVDVFDDESKKLTSVKWLAQGTIYPDVIESAASKTGKAHVIKSHHNVGGLPDYMKLGLVEPLRELFKDEVRKIGLALGLPAEMLNRHPFPGPGLGVRVLGEIKKEYCDLVRRADAIFMEELHASGWYYKVSQAFTVFLPVKSVGVMGDGRKYDWVVSLRAVETIDFMTAHWAHLPYDLLGKISNRIINEVNGISRVVYDVSGKPPATIEWE encoded by the coding sequence ATGACAAACATCCACAACCACAAAATCTTAATCCTTGACTTTGGTTCACAATATACCCAACTGATCGCACGCCGTGTGCGTGAAATTGGGGTTTACTGCGAACTTTGGGCTTGGGACGTGACGGAAGAACAGATCCGTGAATTTAACCCAACAGGGATTATTCTTTCAGGCGGTCCTGAAAGTACCACTGAAGAAAACAGTCCACGTGCACCTGAATATGTGTTTAACGCTGGCGTGCCAGTGCTTGGCATTTGCTACGGTATGCAAACTATGGCAATGCAGTTAGGCGGTTTAACTGAAACATCGGATCACCGTGAATTTGGCTATGCCTCTGTTGAGTTAAAAGCAACTGACAGCTTATTTGCAAAATTAAACGATGATCTCACCGCTTCTCAACCAAAATTAGACGTTTGGATGAGCCACGGCGACAAAGTCACTCGTTTGCCGTCAAACTTCCAAATCACAGGCGTAACCCCAACTTGCCCGATCGCAGCAATGTCGGACGAAAGTCGCCGTTTTTATGGTGTACAATTCCACCCAGAAGTGACCCATACGAAAAGTGGTTTAGAACTACTGAAAAATTTTGTGGTCGGCATTTGTGGCTGCGAAACCAAATGGACAGCGGAAAACATCATTGAAGATGCTGTAGCTCGTATTAAAGCGCAAGTCGGCGATGATGAAGTTATCTTAGGCTTATCAGGCGGTGTGGACTCATCGGTTACTGCTTTACTTTTACACCGTGCGATCGGCAAAAACTTGCACTGCGTATTCGTGGATAACGGCTTATTACGCTTAAACGAAGGCGATCAAGTGATGGAAATGTTCGGCGACAAATTCGGTTTGAACATTGTCCGTGTAAACGCTGAAGATCGCTTCTTAGATGCCCTTAAAGGCATTGATGAACCTGAAGCGAAACGCAAAACCATCGGTAAAGTCTTCGTTGATGTGTTTGATGATGAGTCGAAAAAATTGACTTCAGTGAAATGGTTAGCGCAAGGCACAATTTACCCAGATGTGATCGAATCCGCCGCCAGCAAAACAGGCAAAGCACACGTGATCAAATCACACCATAACGTAGGTGGCTTGCCAGATTATATGAAATTGGGCTTAGTTGAGCCATTGCGTGAATTGTTCAAAGATGAAGTGCGTAAAATCGGCTTGGCATTAGGCTTACCAGCAGAAATGCTCAACCGCCACCCATTCCCAGGCCCAGGCTTAGGCGTGCGTGTGTTAGGCGAAATCAAAAAAGAATACTGTGATTTAGTCCGCCGAGCTGACGCTATCTTTATGGAAGAACTACACGCCTCAGGCTGGTACTACAAAGTCAGCCAAGCCTTTACCGTATTCCTACCGGTCAAATCGGTGGGCGTAATGGGTGATGGACGTAAATATGATTGGGTTGTTTCCCTGCGTGCAGTCGAAACTATCGACTTTATGACTGCACATTGGGCACATTTACCATACGATTTACTTGGTAAAATCTCTAACCGTATTATCAATGAAGTGAATGGCATTTCCCGAGTAGTATATGATGTTAGCGGAAAGCCTCCAGCAACGATTGAGTGGGAGTAA
- a CDS encoding DUF1919 domain-containing protein, producing the protein MFSIIKRKVNQLFRKAINQQNKQRLTNHHFSVISSNCNGAFMLHDLGERFNSPFVNLYLTPKDFIRYLKRIEHYRHQTITFPKEIQRHYPVGLLDDITLYFMHYHSEQEAVKKWQERTARLNLDNLFVIMTDRDGCCYEDLVEFDQLPFKHKIVFTHKAYPELKSTFYIQGFEHKQQVGDLFEFSGWNGKKYYDQFDYVGWFNQR; encoded by the coding sequence ATGTTTTCAATAATTAAACGAAAAGTTAATCAGCTATTTAGAAAAGCAATAAATCAGCAAAATAAGCAGAGATTGACCAATCACCATTTTTCAGTGATCTCAAGTAACTGTAATGGTGCTTTTATGTTGCACGATTTAGGCGAACGATTTAATTCTCCTTTTGTTAATCTTTATCTAACGCCTAAAGATTTTATTCGATACCTAAAGCGTATTGAACATTACCGACATCAGACGATAACCTTTCCAAAGGAAATACAACGGCACTATCCTGTTGGTTTACTGGATGATATTACGCTCTATTTTATGCATTATCATTCAGAACAAGAAGCTGTAAAAAAATGGCAAGAACGCACCGCTCGTCTAAATTTAGATAACCTTTTTGTTATCATGACTGACCGAGATGGTTGCTGTTACGAAGATTTAGTCGAGTTTGACCAGTTGCCTTTTAAACATAAAATTGTTTTCACCCATAAAGCTTATCCTGAGTTAAAATCCACCTTCTATATTCAGGGGTTTGAACACAAGCAACAGGTTGGTGATCTCTTTGAGTTCAGTGGCTGGAATGGCAAAAAGTATTATGACCAGTTTGATTATGTTGGGTGGTTTAATCAGCGTTAA
- the guaB gene encoding IMP dehydrogenase, with translation MLRVIKEALTFDDVLLVPAHSTVLPNTANLSTQLTKDIRLNIPMLSAAMDTVTETKLAISLAQEGGIGFIHKNMSIERQADRVRKVKKFESGIVSEPVTVSPDMNLGELAQLVQKNGFAGYPVVDNEGNLVGIITARDTRFVRDMTKPVSEVMTPKSRLVTIKEGATREEILDLMHNHRVEKVLMVDDNFKLKGMITVKDYQKAEQKPNACKDELGRLRVGAAVGAGPGNEERIDALVQAGVDVLLIDSSHGHSEGVLQRVRETRAKYPNLPIVAGNVATAEGAIALADAGASAVKIGIGPGSICTTRIVTGVGVPQITAIADAAAALKERGIPVIADGGIRYSGDIAKAIAAGASCVMVGSMFAGTEEAPGEIELYQGRAFKSYRGMGSLGAMSKGSSDRYFQSDNAADKLVPEGIEGRIPYKGLLKEIIHQQMGGLRSCMGLTGCATIDELRTKAQFVRISGAGIKESHVHDVTITKEAPNYRMS, from the coding sequence ATGCTACGAGTAATTAAAGAAGCACTGACTTTTGATGATGTTCTTCTTGTCCCAGCGCACTCTACGGTGCTTCCAAATACCGCCAACCTTTCTACTCAACTTACCAAAGACATTCGCTTAAATATCCCAATGCTATCTGCAGCCATGGATACAGTGACAGAAACAAAACTCGCTATATCCCTTGCACAAGAAGGTGGTATCGGTTTTATCCATAAAAATATGTCTATTGAACGCCAAGCAGATCGTGTACGTAAAGTGAAAAAATTTGAAAGTGGCATTGTCTCTGAGCCTGTGACGGTTTCACCTGATATGAACTTAGGTGAACTTGCTCAATTAGTACAAAAAAATGGTTTTGCTGGCTACCCTGTTGTCGATAATGAAGGCAATCTAGTGGGTATTATCACTGCCCGTGATACCCGTTTTGTACGTGATATGACAAAACCAGTATCCGAAGTTATGACCCCAAAATCACGTTTAGTCACCATTAAAGAAGGCGCAACACGTGAAGAAATTTTAGATTTGATGCACAATCACCGTGTTGAAAAAGTGTTAATGGTAGATGACAACTTCAAATTAAAAGGCATGATTACCGTTAAGGACTATCAAAAAGCGGAACAAAAACCAAATGCCTGTAAAGATGAATTAGGTCGTTTGCGTGTAGGCGCCGCAGTAGGTGCTGGTCCAGGTAATGAAGAGCGTATTGATGCTTTAGTTCAAGCGGGTGTTGATGTGTTACTTATCGACTCTTCCCATGGTCACTCTGAAGGTGTGTTACAACGTGTGCGTGAAACCCGTGCGAAATACCCTAATTTACCGATTGTTGCGGGTAACGTGGCAACTGCCGAAGGTGCTATTGCCCTTGCAGATGCTGGGGCAAGTGCGGTTAAAATTGGTATCGGCCCAGGTTCAATTTGTACAACCCGTATTGTTACAGGCGTAGGTGTGCCACAAATTACCGCGATTGCGGACGCAGCAGCCGCATTAAAAGAGCGTGGTATCCCTGTTATTGCAGACGGTGGTATCCGTTATTCAGGCGATATTGCTAAAGCGATTGCCGCAGGTGCATCTTGTGTAATGGTGGGGTCAATGTTTGCTGGTACAGAAGAAGCCCCAGGTGAAATCGAACTCTATCAAGGCAGAGCCTTTAAATCCTATCGTGGTATGGGTTCTTTAGGTGCAATGTCAAAAGGATCGTCAGATCGCTATTTCCAATCAGATAACGCCGCAGATAAACTCGTACCTGAAGGTATTGAAGGACGAATTCCATACAAAGGCTTACTCAAAGAAATTATCCACCAACAAATGGGCGGTTTACGCTCTTGTATGGGCTTAACGGGCTGTGCAACCATTGATGAACTCCGTACTAAAGCTCAATTTGTACGTATTAGTGGTGCTGGCATTAAAGAAAGCCATGTTCATGATGTTACCATTACGAAAGAAGCGCCAAACTATCGCATGAGCTAA
- the glgA gene encoding glycogen synthase GlgA — protein sequence MKILHVCSEMYPLIKTGGLADVMGALPYAQQSAGNDVRVLIPYYPQVASKLGETVEVATVGTFAGIVTIRFAYLNGLGVYVIDAPHLFDRRLPYYDDNYQDYTDNYKRFALLGYLGAQLASGLDHWWGRCDVLHAHDWQAGLACAYLKSWNSPVKSVFTIHNIAYPGRFQAYHLAELALPWEFYNVHGLEFYGEISYLKAGLFYADRVTTVSPTYAREITEQIAGAGMHGLLQQRLAEGALRGILNGVDDTVWNPETDTNIVANYRPNYMQGKGKNKSELQRYFGLPEDKDALLFVMVTRLTEQKGADFLLARIDQMMQHNVQLVVLGSGSPDLEWALRDAQSRYPHKIGLKIGYDEALSHQIIAGGDVILVPSRFEPCGLTQLYGLKYGTLPLVRRTGGLADTVNDAHKESIENRTATGFVFSYPDADNFYDAVLRAINLWGKNKLWSSVRQNALAQDFGWAKVAQQYQDLYHEIV from the coding sequence ATGAAAATTTTACATGTTTGTTCAGAAATGTATCCGCTTATCAAAACAGGCGGACTTGCTGATGTGATGGGTGCACTACCCTATGCACAACAATCGGCTGGAAATGATGTTCGAGTATTAATTCCTTATTATCCACAAGTGGCTTCCAAATTAGGCGAAACCGTTGAAGTTGCGACCGTCGGTACTTTTGCAGGTATCGTCACTATTCGTTTTGCTTATTTGAATGGCTTAGGTGTATATGTGATTGATGCCCCACATCTCTTTGATCGCCGTTTACCTTACTACGACGATAACTACCAAGATTACACCGATAACTACAAACGTTTTGCACTATTAGGTTATCTTGGGGCACAACTTGCTTCAGGCTTAGATCATTGGTGGGGCAGATGCGACGTGTTACACGCTCACGACTGGCAAGCAGGTTTAGCTTGTGCTTATCTCAAAAGCTGGAACAGCCCTGTTAAAAGTGTCTTTACCATTCACAATATCGCCTACCCAGGACGTTTCCAAGCCTATCACTTAGCAGAATTAGCATTGCCTTGGGAATTTTATAATGTTCACGGTTTAGAATTTTACGGCGAAATTTCCTATCTTAAAGCAGGTTTATTCTACGCAGATCGTGTTACAACCGTAAGCCCAACCTACGCACGTGAAATTACCGAGCAAATTGCAGGGGCAGGAATGCACGGCTTACTACAACAACGCCTTGCAGAAGGGGCATTGCGTGGTATTTTAAATGGCGTAGATGATACCGTTTGGAACCCTGAAACCGACACAAATATCGTGGCAAATTACCGTCCGAACTATATGCAAGGTAAAGGTAAAAACAAATCGGAACTACAACGTTACTTTGGCTTGCCAGAAGATAAAGATGCTCTCTTATTCGTAATGGTTACTCGCTTAACCGAACAAAAAGGGGCGGATTTCCTACTTGCTCGCATTGACCAAATGATGCAACACAATGTGCAACTCGTGGTGCTTGGTAGCGGATCGCCTGACTTAGAATGGGCATTACGTGATGCACAATCTCGTTATCCACATAAAATCGGCTTAAAAATTGGCTATGATGAAGCACTTTCACACCAAATTATTGCAGGTGGTGATGTTATCTTAGTCCCAAGTCGCTTTGAACCTTGCGGTTTAACCCAACTTTACGGCTTAAAATATGGCACACTACCATTAGTCCGCAGAACTGGTGGCTTAGCCGATACCGTTAATGATGCACACAAAGAAAGCATTGAAAACCGCACTGCAACAGGTTTTGTGTTTAGTTATCCTGACGCAGATAATTTCTACGATGCCGTACTGCGTGCGATCAATTTATGGGGTAAAAATAAATTATGGTCAAGCGTACGCCAAAATGCCCTTGCACAAGATTTCGGCTGGGCAAAAGTGGCACAGCAGTATCAAGATCTGTATCACGAGATTGTATAA
- the glgC gene encoding glucose-1-phosphate adenylyltransferase: MLKQEASTDRRNLTAQTLVLILAGGRGSRLYELTDKRAKPAVYFGGSRRIIDFALSNCINSNLLKVGVITQYAAHSLLRHLQRGWSFLPYERNQYIDMLPARQQIDENTWYRGTADAVYQNMEMMKSHYRPKYVIILAGDHIYKMNYNRMLEDHVDSGAKCTVGCIEVPREQATEFGVMAVNEKLKVKAFVEKPSDPPAMPDKPESSLASMGIYVFDADYLYEMLEKEVSNPDTSHDFGKDIIPKAVEQGVIYAHPFERSCEGRNTTGTIYWRDVGTIDSYWAAHMDLVSENPQLDLYDESWPIHGRPQQTAPARFFYHKSRSRTLDNSLIAGGSVITDAEISNSVLFNRVHVDAESIIEESVILPQVNIGKNCVIKRAVIDRHCEIPDGLQIGVNPEEDAKYFRISKGGIVLVCQKMLDKLAKDKAAA; the protein is encoded by the coding sequence ATGCTAAAACAGGAAGCATCCACAGACAGACGTAATCTTACCGCGCAAACTTTAGTGCTGATATTAGCAGGCGGTCGTGGTTCTCGCCTTTATGAACTTACCGATAAACGTGCAAAACCTGCGGTTTATTTTGGCGGTAGCCGTCGTATTATTGACTTTGCCCTTTCTAACTGTATTAACTCTAACTTATTAAAAGTTGGGGTGATTACCCAGTATGCGGCGCATTCACTACTCCGCCACTTACAACGTGGTTGGTCGTTCTTACCTTATGAGCGTAACCAATATATCGATATGCTTCCTGCTCGTCAGCAAATCGATGAAAACACATGGTATCGTGGTACAGCCGATGCGGTTTATCAAAATATGGAAATGATGAAATCGCACTATCGTCCAAAATATGTGATTATTCTTGCGGGTGACCATATCTATAAAATGAACTACAACCGTATGCTTGAAGATCACGTTGATTCTGGAGCAAAATGTACCGTAGGTTGTATTGAAGTGCCACGTGAGCAAGCAACTGAGTTTGGTGTAATGGCAGTTAATGAAAAATTAAAAGTCAAAGCCTTCGTGGAAAAACCATCTGATCCACCAGCAATGCCAGACAAACCTGAATCATCGCTTGCTTCTATGGGTATCTATGTGTTTGATGCAGATTATCTCTATGAAATGTTAGAGAAAGAAGTCAGCAACCCAGATACATCACACGACTTTGGTAAAGATATTATTCCAAAAGCTGTTGAACAAGGTGTAATTTATGCTCACCCATTTGAACGTTCTTGCGAAGGTCGTAACACCACTGGAACAATCTACTGGCGTGATGTAGGAACGATTGACAGCTATTGGGCTGCTCATATGGATCTTGTGAGTGAAAATCCACAATTAGACTTATACGATGAATCTTGGCCGATCCACGGTCGTCCACAACAAACGGCACCAGCACGTTTCTTCTATCATAAGTCACGTTCAAGAACCTTAGATAACTCTTTAATTGCAGGCGGTAGCGTGATTACCGATGCGGAAATCAGTAATTCAGTATTGTTTAACCGTGTACATGTAGATGCTGAGAGTATTATCGAAGAATCGGTGATTTTGCCACAGGTGAATATCGGTAAAAACTGCGTCATTAAACGTGCAGTGATTGACCGCCATTGTGAAATTCCAGATGGCTTACAAATCGGTGTAAACCCAGAAGAAGATGCGAAATACTTCCGTATCAGTAAAGGCGGTATCGTCTTAGTTTGCCAAAAAATGTTAGACAAATTGGCAAAAGATAAAGCGGCTGCTTAA
- the glgX gene encoding glycogen debranching protein GlgX, which produces MKYLAGRPFPLGSRLTEINGEKGVNFALFSRRASGVELSIFCEGKEIRLPMIKTDEIWHLFVVGLPVGTQYGYRVTGVVNEEKGDLFNPNKLLVDPYANAIIGHPDLSSDEAVRWFQWNDSRDNAHLAPKSVVVERHTFDWEGDYKPFTPWAETVVYETHVKGFSKLNKEIPEELRGTFAGLAHEASISHLKRLGITAIELLPITYHVDEPHLQKMGLTNYWGYNVLGHFAVDPKLAYDKADPLTEFKQLVKTLHKAGIEVIMDVVFNHTAEAGKDGPTLSQRGIDNEAYYWLTDNSEYLNWTGCGNTLNVSSDVAVLRWVIDCLCYWVKECNVDGFRFDLGAVLGRAPTFSEKSAFFTAVYSNSKLAHIKLIAEPWDIGWSGYQLGAFPKPFAEWNDRFRDDMRRFFLEKNGNLAGFVRRFAGSDDIFAHNRQPFHSINFITAHDGFTLQDLVSYNEKHNWANGEQNRDGHGHNISFNFGVEGKTDNPIILKQRKQAKKALLTTLLLSGGTPMLLAGDELGHSQQGNNNSYCQDNEISWIDWDSADQELIDYTAKLIAIRKQIPLLSQDTKWWTGEDVQWLRADGQVIQFKDWHDHFTKALQILLEDKWLILVNAKQAMQQFLLPKGDWQILLGEKETTLMTDTLAVTLNDIEVCVLQRN; this is translated from the coding sequence ATGAAGTATCTTGCAGGTAGACCATTTCCATTAGGAAGCCGATTAACTGAAATAAATGGAGAAAAAGGCGTAAATTTTGCCCTCTTTTCTCGCCGTGCAAGCGGTGTGGAATTATCCATTTTTTGCGAAGGTAAAGAAATTCGTTTACCGATGATCAAAACCGATGAAATTTGGCATTTATTTGTTGTTGGATTACCTGTAGGGACACAATATGGTTACCGTGTAACGGGAGTTGTAAATGAGGAAAAAGGTGATTTATTTAACCCTAATAAATTATTAGTTGATCCTTATGCTAACGCTATCATCGGTCACCCAGATTTATCTAGTGATGAAGCTGTAAGATGGTTCCAATGGAATGATTCTAGAGATAATGCACACCTTGCGCCAAAATCTGTTGTGGTAGAACGACACACATTTGATTGGGAAGGTGATTACAAACCATTTACCCCTTGGGCTGAAACTGTAGTTTATGAAACTCATGTAAAAGGCTTTAGTAAATTAAATAAAGAAATACCCGAAGAACTTAGAGGCACTTTTGCTGGTTTGGCACATGAAGCTTCTATTTCTCACTTGAAACGATTAGGAATTACTGCGATAGAACTGTTGCCTATTACTTATCATGTTGATGAGCCACATTTACAAAAAATGGGGTTAACAAATTATTGGGGCTACAACGTTTTAGGACATTTTGCCGTTGATCCTAAATTAGCTTATGACAAGGCTGATCCGCTAACAGAGTTTAAGCAGTTGGTTAAAACACTTCACAAAGCAGGAATTGAAGTGATTATGGATGTGGTCTTTAATCATACGGCGGAAGCAGGTAAAGATGGTCCAACACTATCTCAGCGCGGTATTGATAACGAAGCATACTATTGGTTGACTGATAATAGTGAATATTTGAATTGGACAGGTTGTGGCAATACGCTCAATGTATCATCCGATGTCGCGGTATTACGCTGGGTGATTGATTGTCTCTGTTATTGGGTTAAAGAATGTAATGTTGATGGTTTCCGTTTTGACTTAGGTGCCGTGTTAGGTAGAGCACCAACATTCTCTGAAAAATCAGCATTTTTTACTGCCGTTTACAGTAATTCGAAGTTGGCACATATTAAATTGATTGCGGAACCTTGGGATATTGGCTGGAGTGGCTATCAATTAGGCGCATTTCCAAAACCCTTTGCAGAATGGAACGACCGTTTCCGTGATGATATGCGTCGATTCTTTCTAGAAAAAAATGGTAATTTAGCTGGATTCGTACGTCGATTTGCAGGGAGTGACGATATTTTTGCGCATAACCGTCAGCCATTTCATAGCATTAATTTTATTACTGCACACGATGGATTTACCTTACAAGATCTTGTTAGTTATAACGAAAAACATAACTGGGCAAATGGCGAACAAAATCGTGATGGGCATGGACATAATATTAGCTTCAATTTTGGCGTAGAAGGCAAAACAGATAATCCAATTATCCTAAAACAACGTAAACAGGCTAAAAAAGCGTTATTAACAACACTCTTACTCTCAGGCGGTACGCCAATGTTATTAGCAGGTGATGAACTGGGACATAGCCAACAAGGCAACAATAATAGCTACTGCCAAGATAATGAGATCAGTTGGATAGATTGGGATTCGGCTGATCAGGAATTGATCGATTATACTGCAAAATTAATTGCGATTCGCAAACAGATCCCCCTACTCTCCCAAGACACGAAATGGTGGACGGGTGAAGATGTACAATGGTTACGAGCAGATGGTCAAGTGATACAGTTTAAAGACTGGCATGACCATTTTACCAAAGCATTACAGATATTATTAGAAGATAAATGGCTTATTTTGGTGAATGCTAAACAAGCAATGCAACAATTTTTATTACCTAAGGGTGATTGGCAAATACTTTTAGGTGAAAAAGAAACCACTCTAATGACAGATACGCTTGCGGTTACACTCAATGATATTGAGGTATGCGTACTTCAAAGGAATTAA